A DNA window from Helianthus annuus cultivar XRQ/B chromosome 15, HanXRQr2.0-SUNRISE, whole genome shotgun sequence contains the following coding sequences:
- the LOC110925452 gene encoding protein FAR1-RELATED SEQUENCE 5-like, producing the protein MVNNRMTDKKEYLADYSFEYSVDDDKRLTGLFWADGLCKLNFMEFGDVISFDATLKPNRYKMVFVPFTGIDNHCRNVTLGAGLLSSESIESYKWLLNSFVKSFGRQPKVVVTDQEPAMKQAIEEVFSTSRHRLCMWHIMKKVADKVGHELCNNDEFKRRMCDIVWTDSIEPEEFERQWKLVMIEFDLTENKWIDDMFSMRNMWIPAFYQHEPMSCLMRTTSRSESENQFFCQVSNSKLTLVEFMNRFDGAMDVQRFNHRKNDHISRYTEPADWSETTLEKDAAKIYTRSIFFDQQLEIYGTISECLPMDTKVEGLQIRILLKDFKSHGDGLLERWTKDVVPNELNLKYNLRVGDKDLQHKAKRIAREIIHTGEYLLKERVDQSRITKQLDQKYDRFSKLIGYQQPVTNAPPTVRVPAGHDIRTCEILKGKQQGKQQTKKMKGVQIEKDPRDNDNEVEDDEEEDEFEDYSSDDGSEEEDQWEEVSEDDEED; encoded by the exons ATGGTGAATAATAGGATGACCGACAAAAAAGAGTATTTAGCTGATTATTCGTTTGAATATTCTGTTGATGATGACAAACGGTTAACTGGTTTGTTCTGGGCTGATGGGTTATGCAAGCTGAACTTTATGGAGTTTGGGGATGTGATATCGTTCGATGCAACTTTAAAGCCAAACAG gtacaagatggtgtttgttccgttCACTGGCATTGACAACCACTGTCGAAATGTAACCCTTGGAGCTGGGTTGTTGTCATCGGAGAGCATTGAATCCTATAAATGGCTTCTGAATTCATTCGTAAAGTCATTTGGGCGGCAGCCAAAGGTTGTAGTGACGGACCAAGAGCCTGctatgaaacaggctattgaggaggttttTTCTACCAGTAGACACCGATTGTGCATGTGGCATataatgaaaaaagtggcagataag GTTGGACACGAGTTGTGCAATAACgatgagtttaaaaggaggatgtgcgacATTGTATGGACTGATTCCATTGAGCCTGAAGAATTCGAGAGGCAATGGAAGTTGGTGATGATTGAGTTCGATCTCACTGAaaacaaatggattgatgatatgttttcGATGAGAAACATGTGGATTCCGGCTTTTTACCAGCATGAGCCCATGTCTTGTCTCATGCGAACAACTTCGAGATCAGAGAGCGAGAATCAATTTTTTTGCCAGGTTTCAAATTCAAAACTCACACTTGTAGAGTTTATGAATCGTTTTGACGGTGCAATGGATGTCCAAAGGTTCAATCATAGAAAgaatgatcatatttcaagatatacaGAGCCTGCTGATTGGAGTGAAACTACtttggaaaaagatgctgctaagatATACACCAGGTCTATATTCTTTGATCAGCAATTAGAGATTTATGGAACAATTTCCGAATGTCTGCCGATGGACACCAAAGTCGAGGGTCTACAGATCAGGATATTATTGAAAGACTTTAAATCCCATGGAGATGGTTTATTGGAG AGATGGACGAAGGATGTGGTGCCGAATGAATTAAATTTGAAGTACAATTTAAGGGTGGGTGACAAGGATTTGCAACACAAGGCTAAACggattgctcgtgaaatcattcacacaggggagtatttg cttaaagagagagttgatcagAGTCGTATAACTAAGCAACTTGATCAAAAATATGACCGATTTTCCAAGTTGATTGGTTAtcaacaaccagtaactaatgcTCCTCCTACTGTCCGTGTGCcggctg GTCATGATATTCGGACTTGTGAGATACTGAAAGGCAAACAACAAGGCAAACAGCAAACGAAGAAGATGAAAGGTGTCCAGATTGAAAAAGATCCCAGAGACAACGACAACGAGGTCGAAGACGACGAAGAGGAAGATGAGTTTGAAGATTACAGTAGTGATGATGGATCGGAGGAAGAAGATCAGTGGGAGGAGGTTTCagaagatgatgaggaagatTAA